A genomic window from Colletotrichum destructivum chromosome 7, complete sequence includes:
- a CDS encoding Putative zn(2)Cys(6) fungal-type DNA-binding domain-containing protein, whose product MRRAHKKTRTGCSTCKRRRIKCDEKKPRCKNCQIHDASECIYEIVETSPSRNRSPAAPDSAPQVSQLANSIYTLQHMRLLHTLTTSTALTLSCKDQIRTLWQVDVPCIGMEFPFVLDSILALSSMHLAHKLPNEHRLHWACGIQLQQQAVEGAQKAMANITSHNCTAVYLFSALTCVLSLARGCDDWRSIGANDDQSPGKNCESFLEWVVLYRGTRLLLSPPYEEVLLSGPLRPMFELGLQRRERILAPLATMDTAKSGPLLKLQAAIYNHVRDTDRLEAYDTAIDHLRRAFHAVYDKPMEDLENMDVFAWMFSIPDAYVALLKQQDPIALALFACFASLIQEMRSMWWTHGWGEWCVSQICSKLKEAAVWLVEHVLDVTS is encoded by the exons ATGCGACGGGCTCACAAGAAAACCCGAACAGGTTGCTCCACATGCAAGCGAAGGAGGATCAAG TGCGATGAAAAGAAACCACGGTGTAAAAATTGCCAGATTCATGACGCTTCAGAGTGCATATATGAAATAGTGGAAACCTCACCCAGTAGGAACCGGTCACCTGCGGCTCCTGATTCGGCGCCACAGGTTTCACAGTTAGCCAACAGCATCTACACCCTTCAGCACATGCGGTTACTGCATACCTTGACAACCTCCACAGCGCTCACCCTGTCATGCAAGGACCAGATAAGAACGTTGTGGCAGGTCGACGTTCCATGTATAGGGATGGAATTCCCCTTCGTGTTAGACTCTATACTCGCTCTCTCTTCGATGCATCTAGCACACAAGCTGCCGAACGAGCACCGGCTTCACTGGGCATGTGGCATtcaactgcagcagcaggctgtCGAAGGCGCCCAGAAGGCAATGGCAAACATAACATCCCACAACTGCACCGCCGTGTATCTGTTCTCGGCGCTGACGTGCGTGCTCTCGCTCGCACGAGGATGCGATGACTGGCGAAGCATCGGTGCCAACGATGACCAATCTCCAGGGAAGAACTGTGAGAGCTTCCTGGAATGGGTGGTCTTATACCGCGGAACCAGACTTCTCCTCAGCCCGCCCTACGAGGAAGTTTTGCTTTCCGGCCCACTGAGGCCCATGTTCGAGCTAGGACTCCAACGCCGTGAGCGTATTCTCGCCCCTCTGGCAACCATGGACACTGCGAAGTCCGGTCCATTATTGAAATTGCAAGCCGCTATTTACAATCATGTCAGAGACACGGACCGATTAGAGGCGTACGACACAGCGATCGACCATTTGCGGCGGGCCTTCCACGCCGTGTATGATAAGCCGATGGAAGACCTGGAAAACATGGATGTTTTCGCCTGGATGTTCTCGATACCAGACGCCTATGTCGCGTTACTCAAACAGCAAGATCCAATCGCCCTAGCGCTATTTGCCTGCTTTGCTAGTCTAATTCAAGAAATGCGCAGCATGTGGTGGACGCATGGTTGGGGTGAATGGTGTGTTAGTCAAATCTGTTCCAAGTTAAAAGAGGCAGCAGTTTGGCTCGTCGAGCATGTCTTGGATGTTACTAGCTAA
- a CDS encoding Putative cytochrome P450, whose amino-acid sequence MALLTLALGSLILSLVYLAVRHVLHPAKPHATNFPPGPPTIPFLGNLHQIPLTKPFLQFAEWSRTHGAHGLVGLRLGPSSSAVVVNSWKAARDLLDQRGAVYSSRPYVPIVEYVVPPPGDIHLVFMPYGPKWRKARKTVTDFLRDDEVDGLLPLQDAESSQMMHELLSAPGRYHDHILRYFGAVIMTSVFGTRGRDFSDEGRIKQFFACQAEWAGMLDQGAVPPFDVFPFLRHVPDVLTPWRGWQRRAAALKSKQNGLYHDLFEEARARVERGKAGDSFVASLLRNNARDGYSEVELEYITGFLMEGGSDTTAGAFETFVLAMAAYPDVQKRAQAEVDSVFGKGGVRSEKARADALPYLKACFLETLRWRPGFPLAIPHATTQDDIYQGYHIPANTTILMNIWAISHDPDEYEDPDSFRPERFLDGKFGTSSSREESKETAGGDQSRRPTYGFGAGRRVCAGQRMAENSMLMTMSKLLWYFDVVPGDRAPDTGVQTAFKDAILTGPKSFDVSFNVRGEQRRRVLVDEWAKADAWLRQFE is encoded by the exons ATGGCCCTGTTGACCCTGGCACTGGGCTCTTTGATCCTCTCGCTCGTCTACCTCGCCGTCCGCCATGTCCTCCATCCCGCCAAACCACACGCCACTAACTTCCCCCCGGGGCCCCCGACCAtccccttcctcggcaaCCTCCACCAGATCCCGTTGACCAAGCCGTTCCTCCAGTTCGCCGAATGGAGCCGGACCCACGGCgcccacggcctcgtcggcctgcgCCTcgggcccagcagcagcgccgtcgtcgtcaactcGTGGAAGGCCGCCCGCGACCTCCTGGACCAGCGCGGCGCCGTATACTCGTCGCGACCGTACGTGCCCATCGTCGAGTACgtcgtgccgccgccgggcgacATCCACCTCGTCTTCATGCCGTACGGGCCCAAGTGGCGCAAGGCGCGCAAGACCGTCACCGACTTTTtgcgcgacgacgaggtcgacggcctgctgccCCTGCAAGATGCCGAGTCCTCGCAGATGATGCACGAGCTGCTGTCGGCGCCGGGCCGGTACCACGACCACATCCTGCGGTACTTtggcgccgtcatcatgaCGAGCGTCTTCGGCACGAGGGGTCGCGACTTCAGCGACGAGGGGAGGATCAAGCAGTTCTTCGCCTGCCAGGCCGAGTGGGCGGGCATGCTGGACCAGGGCGCCGTGCCGCCCTTTGACGTGTTCCCCTTCCTGCGGCACgtgccggacgtcctgacGCCGTGGCGGGGCTGGCAGCGGCGGGCCGCGGCGCTGAAGTCGAAGCAAAACGGGCTGTATCACGACCTgttcgaggaggccagggcgcGCGTCGAGCGGGGCAAGGCCGGGGACAGCTTCGTCGCCAGTCTCCTCCGGAACAACGCCAGGGACGGCTACagcgaggtcgagctggagTACATCACGGGGTTTCTGATGGAAGGCGGGTCCGACACGACCGCCGGCGCGTTCGAGACGTTCGTGCTCGCCATGGCCGCGTACCCGGACGTGCAGAAGAGAGCGCAAGCAGAGGTCGACTCGGTCTTTGGCAAGGGCGGCGTCCGGTCCGAGAAAGCCAGGGCAGACGCGTTGCCTTACCTCAAGGCGTGTTTCCTCGAG ACTCTACGATGGCGTCCTGGTTTCCCGCTCGCCATCCCCCACGCCACGACCCAGGACGATATTTATCAAGGGTACCATATCCCCGCCAACACGACCATTCTCATGAACATCTGGGCCATCAGCCACGATCCGGACGAGTACGAGGACCCGGACTCTTTCAGACCAGAGCGGTTCTTGGACGGCAAGTTcggcaccagcagcagtcGTGAGGAGTCGAAAGAGACAGCAGGGGGGGACCAATCCCGCCGGCCCACCTACGGCTTCGGGGCAGGGAGGAGAGTCTGCGCGGGCCAGCGGATGGCGGAGAACAGCATGCTGATGACCATGTCGAAGCTCCTGTGGTACTTTGACGTCGTGCCGGGAGACCGGGCGCCGGACACCGGTGTGCAGACGGCTTTCAAGGACGCCATCCTGACGGGTCCGAAGTCCTTCGACGTCAGCTTCAACGTACGAGGCGAGCAGCGGCGAAGGGTTCTGGTTGACGAATGGGCCAAGGCGGATGCGTGGCTTCGACAGTTTGAGTAG
- a CDS encoding Putative 2EXR domain-containing protein: protein MTTIFQLFPLLPWELRIRIWKLISTPRTVMAWAHDYGRPHPPVPSVVQTCRESRHHSGYERFFIEDRPPFYYIWVNLTIDTIHIFEHRLPFQFAGKHRIRYLCLELVHQVDLDNESFRDGWVDVYSNALTDYVAVRSMVVISSNDVGAWGGHVHLYPWPCPLSRVMLVQDGFEKQISGQELVDSLTPQTSNVLQDLK, encoded by the coding sequence ATGACCACCATCTTCCAACTCTTCCCCTTACTTCCATGGGAGCTACGTATTCGTATCTGGAAACTGATCTCTACGCCCCGGACTGTCATGGCATGGGCCCACGATTACGGGAGGCCACACCCTCCGGTCCCTTCTGTCGTCCAGACCTGCCGCGAATCCCGTCACCATTCTGGTTACGAACGGTTCTTCATCGAGGATCGCCCGCCATTCTACTACATCTGGGTCAACCTTACCATCGACACGATTCACATTTTCGAGCATCGCTTACCCTTCCAGTTCGCCGGGAAACACCGCATCCGCTACTTGTGCCTCGAGTTAGTGCACCAGGTGGACCTGGACAATGAGTCCTTTCGTGACGGCTGGGTGGACGTATACTCCAATGCCTTAACCGATTATGTGGCTGTTCGGAGCATGGTTGTCATCTCGTCTAACGACGTGGGTGCCTGGGGCGGCCACGTACACTTGTATCCGTGGCCTTGCCCGCTCTCGAGGGTAATGCTTGTCCAGGACGGGTTCGAGAAACAGATTAGTGGGCAAGAGCTAGTAGACTCTTTAACGCCCCAAACGTCGAACGTTCTTCAGGATCTCAAGTAG
- a CDS encoding Putative TauD/TfdA-like domain, taurine dioxygenase TauD-like superfamily, whose translation MAAVQVGSTPRKAPPASSGERRWNNTEASQLFEPFAVPGQQDTATFGLPWSAPFPLGLKVTAALSLAESVEAIKSFTQSGDTARLAKHHGGAILIRGLPIETPDDYSQVAHAFGFRPHVEVGRPPLRTVLAPNVKTANEGPPELPIWPHSEYGWSTINPAWLTFSALKLPESGGATPITSAIYIAYELSRQRPQFLSQLRNKGVKYVYRYTPNPLVSNTGTSVRGAYGQEVTDDDDEATARGKIEDEVRRHSDRFEWHDDGSISVTHIVPAVRIHNPTEATVFFGNVTSAWGRSRHHGATRPPFRGDDGSYHPPPTYGDGAPIDVEDLDLLLKLAEEGAVDVDWEKGDLVLLDVAFACAQNYAVMHSRKPWKGTRQVLAALWDDDDDDDDDDRRIRDFPEGLELLKSSPRVPRRDSE comes from the exons ATGGCAGCAGTTCAAGTAGGATCCACTCCACGAAAAGCTCCCCCAGCTTCATCAGGAGAACGTCGATGGAACAACACGGAAGCATCGCAGCTATTCGAGCCCTTTGCGGTCCCTGGCCAGCAGGACACAGCCACCTTTGGTCTCCCGTGGTCCGCCCCCTTTCCTCTCGGCCTCAAGGTGACAGCCGCTCTCAGCCTCGCGGAAAGTGTCGAAGCCATCAAGAGCTTCACGCAGTCTGGTGACACCGCGCGTCTGGCCAAGCACCACGGGGGCGCCATCCTGATCCGCGGACTCCCGATCGAGACGCCCGACGACTACAGCCAAGTCGCCCACGCCTTTGGCTTCCGTCCCCACGTCGAGGTTGGGCGGCCTCCGTTGCGGACCGTTCTGGCGCCTAATGTGAAAACGGCCAACGAAGG CCCGCCAGAGCTGCCCATTTGGCCACACAGCGAGTATGGATGGAGCACCATCAACCCAGCCTGGTTGACTTTCAGTGCCCTCAAGTTGCCAGAATCTG GCGGCGCAACTCCAATCACCTCGGCCATCTACATTGCGTACGAACTCTCTCGCCAAAGACCCCAGTTCCTCTCGCAGCTTCGCAACAAGGGAGTCAAGTACGTCTACCGCTACACGCCAAACCCGCTCGTCTCCAACACGGGCACGAGCGTGCGCGGGGCCTACGGCCAAGAGGTcacagacgacgacgatgaggcaACGGCCCGGGGCAagatcgaggacgaggtccgGCGCCATAGCGATCGCTTCGAGTggcacgacgacggcagcatcAGCGTGACGCACATCGTCCCCG CCGTTCGGATCCACAATCCCACCGAAGCAACCGTCTTCTTTGGAAACGTCACCTCGGCCTGGGGGCGTAGCCGGCATCATGGTGCGACGCGGCCGCCCTTCCGCGGGGACGACGGGTCGTaccacccgccgccgacctacggcgacggcgcgccgatcgacgtcgaggacttggacctgctgctgaagctcgcagaggagggcgccgtcgacgtcgattGGGAGAAGGGAGACCTGGTGCTCCTTGAC GTGGCGTTCGCGTGTGCGCAGAATTACGCCGTGATGCACTCCCGCAAGCCGTGGAAGGGCACGCGCCAGGTCCTCGCTGCTCTGtgggatgacgacgacgacgacgacgacgacgacaggaGGATCAGGGATTTCCCCGAGGGCCTGGAGTTGTTAAAGTCCAGTCCCCGTGTGCCTCGGAGAGACTCTGAGTAA